From one Gossypium hirsutum isolate 1008001.06 chromosome D08, Gossypium_hirsutum_v2.1, whole genome shotgun sequence genomic stretch:
- the LOC121220325 gene encoding uncharacterized protein: MKMIDTASGGVLVNMTPQRARELDKLDKLTNIVQSLLTEKKNLTQLCGSPTSEHPKDLCPTLNDNSTAHVDAVGVFLGPPQRRYDPFSNTYNSGWKDHPNLNYGANPRYNSSYQPRPPQPPQKQLKPTTSLEAVVERLVVDAAKYQQRTDASIQELTNQTEPNPRQNASAIPLRSEKVLETILETVPDKSHRQDKQQEKQISDPKARPKLEIKKPVVMPPPFLGRLTKDKKEKEEKEILETFKKMEVNIPLLDAIKQVPRYAKFLKELCTSKRRLIGNKRLNVGENVSAVLQKKVSAKYKDQGMFAISCEIGNVGIKKAICDLRASINVMSYSIHKLINAGFLKETGAIIQLADRSVVYPEGLLEEVLVKVNELVFTADFYIIDMEDDNLTNSSKILLGRPFLSTASAKIDVWSGTLAMEFDGEVLKFNAYEAMGHPNSLLNISSIDIMHCLTQSYFEYHDYDVLETVLYRSIDMDVLNYLEE, encoded by the exons atgaagatgattgaCACTGCTAGTGGAGGGGTGCTTGTCAATATGACTCCTCAAAGGGCAAGAGAACT AGATAAATTGGATAAGCTTACTAATATTGTTCAATCTTTGCTTACAGAAAAGAAGAATTTGACCCAATTGTGTGGAAGTCCTACGTCTGAACATCCGAAAGATTTGTGCCCAACCCTTAATGACAATTCAACGGCACATGTTGATGCTGTCGGAGTTTTTCTGGGACCTCCACAAAGACGCTATGATCCTTTCTCCAACACTTACAATTCAGGGTGGAAGGATCATCCCAACTTGAATTATGGAGCTAATCCCCGATATAATTCATCATACCAACCGAGACCTCCACAACCGCCACAAAAACAACTTAAGCCGACCACATCTCTAGAAGCTGTTGTGGAAAGACTTGTTGTTGATGCTGCAAAATATCAACAAAGGACAGACGCATCAATACAAGAGTTAActaatcaa ACAGAGCCGAATCCTCGACAGAATGCAAGTGCAATACCTCTTCGTAGCGAAAAGGTTCTAGAAACAATTCTAGAAACAGTTCCAGACAAAAGTCATAGGCAAGACAAGCAACAGGAAAAGCAGATCTCTGATCCAAAAGCCAGACCGAAATTAGAAATTAAGAAACCAGTCGTGATGCCACCTCCTTTTCTAGGGAGGCTCACAAAGGATAAGAAAGAGaaggaggaaaaagaaatcctCGAAACATTCAAGAAGATGGAGGTAAATATCCCTTTGCTCGACGCTATAAAACAAGTCCCTCGTTATGCGAAATTCCTCAAGGAATTGTGTACTAGCAAGAGGAGATTAATAGGTAACAAAAGATTAAATGTAGGAGAAAATGTCTCTGCAGTACTGCAAAAGAAAGTTTCGGCCAAATAcaaggaccaaggtatgtttgcTATTTCCTGTGAGATAGGTAATGTAGGTATTAAGAAAGCCATATGTGATTTAAGGGCTTCCATTAATGTTATGTCTTATTCTATTCATAAGTTGATTAACGCGGGTTTTTTAAAAGAGACAGGAGCAATAATCCAGTTGGCGGACAGGTCAGTCGTCTATCCCGAAGGGTTGCTTGAAGAAGTCCTTGTTAAAGTTAACGAACTAGTTTTCACTGCAGATTTCTACATTATTGATATGGAGGATGATAACCTAACTAATTCATCTAAAATTTTGCTTGGAAGGCCGTTCTTAAGTACTGCAAGCGCAAAAATTGACGTTTGGAGTGGAACACTCGCAATGGAGTTTGATGGTGAAGTCTTGAAATTCAATGCCTACGAAGCTATGGGTCATCCTAACTCACTATTAAATATTTCTAGTATTGATATTATGCATTGTTTAACTCAATCTTATTTCGAATATCATGACTATGATGTGTTGGAAACTGTCCTTTACAGAAGCATTGACATGGATGTTTTAAATTATCTCGAGGAATAA